In Cicer arietinum cultivar CDC Frontier isolate Library 1 chromosome 7, Cicar.CDCFrontier_v2.0, whole genome shotgun sequence, the genomic window TGTCAACttatttattgattgatatcTGTTTTGATATTTTACACCATTTTCAATGCAGTAGAAAGTGATTTGGTTTAGGAGAAGTCAGTAAAAAATACCTCTAAATTgtattttagttaatttatttttctgataTAGCCCATCATGTATTTAATCTTAGGATAATGTTAGGTTGTTGTCCCCCTTATGGGTAGAAATAAGCTAGGCTGCTTACAAAGTTCTATGGCTTAGTGTACATCAACTTCATTCCacactatatttataattgtcaGTTAAATTAGTCTGGTCAAAGCTTTTCTAAATCTCTATTTAACTAAAAAAGTCACACTTTAAGTACCCGTAAATCATTTTAGACCTACCACGTCCATCTATTTAagtaaacataaataatattttctcttgttgttattatttagtatttatattttggattttgtatATTGTCATAAAATCATATACGTTAGACCTTTGTAATCATTTAAGCATGTTAGCCTACATAAAGACTTAAATCTATAATCTTATTAGTTTAAGTTGAATTTATGACCTATGTAAAGGCCTATTGGAAAATCGGTTATTATGTCGGACTTTAAAAAAGGTTAGGTTATGCTTTTAAATATATGTCAATATGGCATAAATAAAGTAGACTTATACTTTAAAAAACTTGATTTTACCTACAAATTTTCCCTGCTAACAGGCTTTTAAGTTCTCTAATAGACCAGATCAGACCTTCAAAAACATCATGCCATGCCTAAAGGGGAGCCCGTAACAGGTCTTGATCTTGATTTGTTATACAGACAAGATATATTTAAGTAAAGATTTGCTCAACCCGTCTATTCTCACCCCTAGTTTCTGTTGCAGATAAAATAAAACGTGTTGCTTCTGCAGCAGTTGATGCTAAATTGCTAATCATTGTAAACTGTTCCTTTTTTTGCAGGCACAAACATCCACATGCTTACATTAGGGGATTATTGGAGCTCTAATATCATAGATCTCTATCTACACCGTAGGTAAATGCATTATGCAATGTTAAATCTTTCAAGGTCAATAACAGTTTTGTAATTTggtgaataaaataataaaatgtgcTGTTCTTGCCAACTACACATGGCTTGTTTCTATTGCCGGAGAAAATATGGAAGCCCAGAAATACTTACAACTATGTAGTTCATTTTGTTGAGTGCACTCTTTATACAAAATACTTGAGAGACATTCCAACAGACAAGGAGTGTGATTAGTGAAGTTTAAGTTGATTTATGTCTTGGAACTAGTTCTTCTTTCCAATTAATGATCAAATCAATATTTATTGGTAATGCTTAATTTACCATTGAGTtacttttaaaaagtatatatttgcATTAAATGCATGCCTTTTTTTCCAAAAGGGCTCAAATACATGTATTGAACCATTTGCGTAGCATGTGATTTGAACTCAAAAGTTGCCATATTCTTATTCACAATTCCATTCAAGAATTTTTATGATGAATTCCATTAAGATTAAATGAATCATATTTTGTCCAGCAGATTCTACGACTTGGCAGGCCTGCCACATGGAATTCTGAAGAAAGGGAGGGAGGTTTTTCTCACTGGCTGCTACCTCCGAACTGCCACTGAAAGTTCTGGTCATCCGCGTCTTTTGCCAACAGAATATCTTGCGATTCTATTGGATGAGGTAACCGTCAGTTTATGTAGTGTCGTGGTCTTAAAATTTAATCATCCTAGTTTCATATGCTAGTAGTTCAAGTTCAGAACTAAGTCTCTGCTTCTGAAAACTAGCTTTATACTGCACCTATATTAGATTCGGATCAAGTTTTCATGAAGATAAGCCTTTTGTTATCTTTAAATTATAGAATCAGGATGATGATGCAATGCTGTTAGGAGCTCAGTTTTGTTCAGACTCATTCTCTTCAATTTCCTTGGACGCAGTAAACAAGGGGGCTTCTTATTCACTTTATGCCAGGTACTCTTCTTGCAATGGGTGTTGTATTTGCTACATGACTTTGTTGTTGTCAGGGGCAGATCCACTATGGAGCTAATGGGGACTGTTGCCCACACAAGaaactaaaaaattagtttaataatactattatttttataaagtcCCATAAAACCTTATAGTTTTAAAATGCATGTTGTGTATccaattatatatttacttctaaagttagttttaattttgtctttgaCAATTGCAACTATTGAAAGATGTGTCTGTACCATGAATTATGTGAAGAATTGAATGTacaattgtatatttataaagaTATCTAAGTATAGCATTCAATGACATGATCCACAACACAGTGATACTTTTTCTTCTTACAAGGAAGCGTGCCTTTgctattttcttttattgattACAGAATTGAAAGCATTGAATCTGCGGAAATTCAAGGGACATTTGGGATCTCACAAAGGAAACAGATTACTCTTGTTGATGGTGATGGTGTCACATTAAAATTTTTCTTGTGGGGTGAGCAGATTATCCTTGCCAATCTTTTCAGGTGAATTCTCGATTGTCAAACTTATGCCGCTGAGTAACTCTTTTATATGTGGGTAACATTCACCATGTTGGTGGGTTTCAGAGTAGGAAGCATGCTTGCCTTGGACAAACCATATGTTGCAAGTTCTGTTGAGTGTGATGTTGAAGCAAGCGAAGAATATTGTCTTGAATATGGAAGTGCAACACAATTATATTTGGTGCCTTATATTCAACATGAAGAACAGGTATCTTAATGGATTTTTGTATGACATTAACTATAGTAATTGTCATATGGAGAGAATACTAAACAGCTCTGCTGATTAGGTGTGCGTAGCAATGACACCGAACCGTCATCAAGGTTCAAGGCAAATGGGTTCTTATAATCCCAGTCAGGGTCTCAGGTTCTCTCAAGTGAGCTTGCCTTGTGACTCTCATGGTACTGTTGATTTCAGTAATTACCCTTTTCGGGTGAGTTTACCATTTACCACTCTcccaaagaaaagaaaatgatagaTTTTTTCTTATTTCTAGTTTTTCATGATCTCAATAGCCACCTCGCATTGaatttactttatttatgtTAGAAAGATGTTTATTCTGGTTGGAAGTTGTTGAGAAGCATGATAGAGTGTAACAAAGAGAAAAATAGTTGAGAGAACGAATGATTATTTGAAATTGATAGAATGAGAAAAGTTGATTACAATGAGCGTAGCATACACTTTATATAAAGATCTTAATTAAGCaaacaaattttaactaattagtcTTAATTTGTAACATTTGGTGATATGATTATGTCGGCTTTAGCTTAAGGTATACAAGCTTGCAAGATTTACATGCAAGTCTTCAAGTCTATATAATTTGTTGGAATAAAAGCTCTTTTGGTAGTAAGATTGCCTAATCGTACACATGCTTTGCCTGCGTGTTTTTTCCTGAGCCTACTTCTTTTAGTATCTCAGTTTGCAAATGCTACGTAGTACATAAATTGGTCAACATTGAAGTCTTCATTCATGCTACTAAGTTTTTGGTAGACGAATCTGCATAAGCATTGCCGTTCATATGACTAAATGATTTTACTGCTTATACTTTTTACATTATCATGCCTACTCTCCTTAGAAGTGTTAATCTTCAGTCCTTGTGGTTGATTAGTTAATCTCATTATCTGTGTGAAGTTTTGCAGTCATTAGTGGCCGACCTTCGTAACAAAATGACTGGCATCAGCCTCTATGGTGTTGTTACAGAGGTTAACAAAGAAGATAATAACCAAGAGACTGTTTTTTCCTTAAGAATCGCGGATACTAGCGGAGAAATCAGGGCAAAGCTTCATTTTACCAGATTTTGGTAATGATTGCAAGCATTACTTGTATTAACTTCCAGCTGTTCTTAAGAAATACCCCAATTTAGTACAGGGATGCATGCTGGGTAGGCCTAAGCatggtttttttgttttgttttgaaaaaacaaGGATTTAAAGAAAATGTATCAGTGCTTAATTgcttaaatttatatatatatatattgttagtgtaaatcaattttacacTGATAAAAATAATCTGTTTTGTCATATATATCCTTAGGATGTGTGATAAGTGATGTGAGAAAAGTAGCGAGAAGAAAATGTAAAATGAAGTTTGAAAAAAAGGAGGGAAAATGATcgaaaatatgatattatttggCATGTTTCCCTATGTCTTTCcaggtatttttttttagtgtcCTCCCATTCCTCCCACACTTATGATTATATAATAACATGTCTCAGGTCAGTGGGAAGGGTGAGTCTCGGTCACACGGTATTTATATCTGGCTTGACATGCACCGCGTCAAAACGTCAAAAGCGGTGAGCACATTATTGAATGTTTAAAACTGATGCACACCACCAGCCATCACCTAAGGAGAAAGACAATTGTAAAAATTTACGGTGTGAAATTGAGTTGTTCttttaatactattttttatcCTTCAAAGTTTAATAGTGTTAAAAAGAACAACTCAATTTCCAATACCCTTGCTGATCATGGTCTGCTGGCGGCTCCATCTGTTTTCTCTGCCTTTATAGTTTAATCAATGTAGTGATGTTTGACTTGACAGTCTGGAAGTATCATGGTTTGAGAATGGTTGCGGGGCTTCTTTCATCAATCTCAGTTGCTTACCAGCATTGCTCAACTCATCTTGCCTTCATAAACTATCGCAACTTAGTGATATTTCTCACCAGACTAGCTACGCTCAAGTAAGAGTTACCTTTTGTATTACATGAATATCtatttgactttttttatttgtttcaattATTACTATGTTGTGTTCCTAACACTCCTTTTTTTACCTTTTTACTGTATAACCGttgattattattgtttatCTACAaattctgataattttcttgctTGATATTGTTGCAGGTATGCCGAGTCTGGCTTGTTCCGAATGAATATTATTACGTGAATACAAGATTTTCACATTCTCTCTGTGGCCACTTTGTCGACAAGAAGCCCGGTGGTTTTGTGGAATGCATTTTCTGTCATAAAATTTCTGATGCAGAGGTTGTACGCACTTTCCATTTGAAAATTACCCTTGCAGATAAGAGTACAAAAGTTTTAGCATGGTGTACTGGTCAAACTGCAATGGATTTGTTGCAGATATCTCCTGAGGAGTTTTATGACCTTCCCGAGGTAATATCTTGAACTCGATCCCAGTTATTTTTTTAGGCCAAAATTGTGTTCGTATGCACATGATATATAAGGAGAGAAGCTAGTTGCACATTTTTGAACAAATAAACTTCTTTGGACGAAGGGAAGGTGAGGGAACCCACTTATTACCGAGTGCCAGGACCACCAAAACGAACAACCGTCAGGCAAACATACGCTATCGTTGGAAACTTAAGGGTCAATATTTCTTTTTTCCACGGGTGAGAGAATGTTAGTAGGAGAAATTGAACCTCAttcttaaacttaaaaatagttAGATATATTTAGTATTTTGATAAACAATATAGGTTTCAATATACTCCCTCCTAGTGacctatttgttaaaaaaaattgttttaaaataaaataaatattttaatttttaatgtgtttattgtttcaattgtattttttaattaatattatttacatcacTTCTAATACAATATTTTCTATCATGCATTTTTCGTttatacatttttcttaatatgtgaaattatcaaatgaattaattattatggGATAGAAGGAGTATCACAATTATTACTCATAATACACGGATCCATGTAAAGATGTCAAATCTTAACAACATCTTATAGAATAAGATTAGTAATATAGATAGTCGATCAATAAATCAATGATTTATATTGTATATACATGTATAATCAATTGTGAGTGATTATAATcaatttactaatttttttttttagaaatgtcAAATGTAAAGATATCTCTTTGATTTTCTGTTAAGAAACTTCGAACGTGcacttcttttttataaaagaagtGGCTGAAacctaaaaaacaaaaatacatagGAAATAATAAGATGAGGATTTGAAAATCCTTTTACATCATGGAGCAAAGCCTTAGTAAGTGATTGTCACTTCAACTAAACTATCTAGCTGATGTCACATACACGATTGCAATTTTTCTATATTAAGCCAAACATAACATTAGTTGTTTCAACgcttaaaattgttattatagGACTTGTTTTCTAAGTTTTAGAAAgtgattttattattcaactttttttaaaaaaatactactaaTTAGTTTTATTCGTGAGCAAGAGGTATCGACAATACATTGATTTCATTTACAAGTGTGCGAATATATCACCTTTTTAATATAAACAACACCTGAATAATATTACTGTTAAAACTATATGTTGGTTTCACAATAAcattattttgtttcatttcaGGAAGAACAATTGATGTATCCTTCGTCGTTAGAAAATGAAAAGTTTATGGTTGCATTAGTAAATTGTAAGCGGGAAGGTTGTGTGGCATATGACCTCTTACCAGATGATTCAATTTCGTGGGAAATCACCCGTGCATACAAGTGTGAATAAATTAATCGTAGCTGCACATGGAACGGTGCCCTTCAATTGTTGTATAAAATAAGGGATACCGAAACCGCAACGTACTAACTTTGAAATTGCGTTGAAGTATTTTAATTGGCGATTCTTGAATACTCGTCCATTTTGAGACTAAGTCCAACATCATAACATTAAGAAACACCACATAGATGAGATCGTGTCCCAAGAGGAAATGACTCGTAAACCAGCCAGTGAGGACAACCGAGTTGTCTTTTTATTTATGCAGCCTAGTTGTCTTTCTCACAATGTAATGAAACgtatttattgaaagaaaaggCGTATTGATGATTAGCCTTTATTTGTTTGAGGAAAAATTGAGTAAAAATAGAACGATCTTAATGTAAAGATGTATCAAAGTTCAAAGGCTCAAAAATACGGTTTCATCGTATCATCATATCATCACATCGAGAATTTTGAGCTCTATacacttataattttattaatggaGAAAAACAAACCTCATCATGGGTGCCCTTGGATAACAAGGGGTTGGATGATCCTAATGGTTTTGTCACCAATTTTTACAACCCTTCTATGTCTATTTGGTTTTTCAAGCATGTTTGACATTATTAGGATCACTTATAGTCAAAACGCAAGCTTGCAATAGTTAGTCAATTGATTcgtaattatataaataaaaagattgaggattctctttttttttttttttttttttgtcattaacAGAAGGAGGATAACTGTATTTAGATGACATATGTTTTAGGTGTGGGTTTTACATCACTTTGACTCCTAGTCATTTGTTGTTTCAGCACTGCTTTTGTCTTGTTAGACTTTACTCTTAGTGCTTTTCTTAagatatatatgtatgtaaaatataaatataaatgggGCAATGATTTGTTAAcacatgaaaaatataaataagatgtaGGATATTAAGGCATAGGTATAGATACTCTTTACATCGGTAACCATACTAAAACAACTCATATAGTAATTTAAATAAGATGTAggataacaaaatattaaggcATAGGTATAGATACTCTTTACATAGGTAAGGTAACCATACTAAAACAACTCATATAGTAATTCatctataattattttcatcattataTTAGATACAAATTCTGCTAATATTTCTATTGTGATTATTTTACCATgaccatttttttaaataaaggttAAACATTTGCATCAATTTTGTTTTGAGGAATCATTGGCATCAAATTTGAGAGTTATatttcttaaaaagaaaaattgagatTTATGTTATAACTCATTTAATTTAGAATTTGATTgagatttaattaaattttaaaacttattataaaaaattaaaacatttatgtttcttttttgaatttaaatattttaaagcaaAAAATAATGGTTGTTTTTTAAACAGACTcgttatttgttataatttccattaaatatataaaattaatcaatatttttgaataaatttattagtagaattatttttctttaacgtTCGTAAATTTTGTTGGAGAATCTTATAATAAGGAATGAAGATAGTGTATTTTTGTTtagatatactttttttttttttNNNNNNNNNNNNNNNNNNNNNNNNNNNNNNNNNNNNNNNNNNNNNNNNNNNNNNNNNNNNNNNNNNNNNNNNNNNNNNNNNNNNNNNNNNNNNNNNNNNNNNNNNNNNNNNNNNNNNNNAGTTTTAACAAGCATTGATTTctattaagttttttttcttaatttttgtgGAAACAAGTGTTcctaatgaat contains:
- the LOC101503987 gene encoding uncharacterized protein isoform X2, translating into MEHPHIHSDSTEVVEDSPMEVDQRQEDQQKEEEDPFLNFVDQARLELLSLEDDSNRDDSNSTGYGWSWMVSRILKTCVTYSSGVTPAILLSELSQAWSEQRRVAVPKKRLELINQLKKNHRRTKLPNTVTIDSIYEKKFIGLNSVLEAVIIDAYVLPGTNIHMLTLGDYWSSNIIDLYLHRRFYDLAGLPHGILKKGREVFLTGCYLRTATESSGHPRLLPTEYLAILLDENQDDDAMLLGAQFCSDSFSSISLDAVNKGASYSLYARIESIESAEIQGTFGISQRKQITLVDGDGVTLKFFLWGEQIILANLFRVGSMLALDKPYVASSVECDVEASEEYCLEYGSATQLYLVPYIQHEEQVCVAMTPNRHQGSRQMGSYNPSQGLRFSQVSLPCDSHGTVDFSNYPFRSLVADLRNKMTGISLYGVVTEVNKEDNNQETVFSLRIADTSGEIRAKLHFTRFWSVGRVSLGHTVFISGLTCTASKRQKRLEVSWFENGCGASFINLSCLPALLNSSCLHKLSQLSDISHQTSYAQVCRVWLVPNEYYYVNTRFSHSLCGHFVDKKPGGFVECIFCHKISDAEVVRTFHLKITLADKSTKVLAWCTGQTAMDLLQISPEEFYDLPEEEQLMYPSSLENEKFMVALVNCKREGCVAYDLLPDDSISWEITRAYKCE
- the LOC101503987 gene encoding uncharacterized protein isoform X1; protein product: MEHPHIHSDSTEVVEDSPMEVDQRQEDQQKEEEDPFLNFVDQARLELLSLEDDSNRDDSNSTGYGWSWMVSRILKTCVTYSSGVTPAILLSELSQAWSEQRRVAVPKKRLELINQLKKNHRRTKLPNTVTIDSIYEKKFIGLNSVLEAVIIDAYVLPGTNIHMLTLGDYWSSNIIDLYLHRSRFYDLAGLPHGILKKGREVFLTGCYLRTATESSGHPRLLPTEYLAILLDENQDDDAMLLGAQFCSDSFSSISLDAVNKGASYSLYARIESIESAEIQGTFGISQRKQITLVDGDGVTLKFFLWGEQIILANLFRVGSMLALDKPYVASSVECDVEASEEYCLEYGSATQLYLVPYIQHEEQVCVAMTPNRHQGSRQMGSYNPSQGLRFSQVSLPCDSHGTVDFSNYPFRSLVADLRNKMTGISLYGVVTEVNKEDNNQETVFSLRIADTSGEIRAKLHFTRFWSVGRVSLGHTVFISGLTCTASKRQKRLEVSWFENGCGASFINLSCLPALLNSSCLHKLSQLSDISHQTSYAQVCRVWLVPNEYYYVNTRFSHSLCGHFVDKKPGGFVECIFCHKISDAEVVRTFHLKITLADKSTKVLAWCTGQTAMDLLQISPEEFYDLPEEEQLMYPSSLENEKFMVALVNCKREGCVAYDLLPDDSISWEITRAYKCE